In Actinomycetota bacterium, one genomic interval encodes:
- a CDS encoding ABC transporter permease codes for FTGAGLAEDLQKGIIDRFRSLPMSRSAVIVGRTVTDVIYNLLSLTVMAVAGLAVGWRINGGLGDAVLAFALLLAFAYAFSWIMAYVGLVVPSVEVVNNAATMVIFPLTFISNAFVPAENLVAPLRIFAQWNPISAVTQASRELFGNLPAVAAEPTAWSLQHPVAYTLLWTVLIIAIFAPLSIRRFSRS; via the coding sequence CTTCACCGGCGCCGGACTGGCAGAGGACCTGCAGAAGGGGATCATCGACCGGTTCCGCTCGCTGCCCATGTCCCGGTCAGCCGTCATCGTGGGTCGGACCGTCACCGACGTGATCTACAACCTGCTGTCCCTGACCGTGATGGCCGTGGCCGGCCTGGCCGTCGGCTGGCGGATCAACGGTGGGCTGGGTGACGCCGTGCTGGCCTTCGCCCTGCTGCTGGCCTTCGCCTACGCGTTCTCCTGGATCATGGCCTACGTGGGTTTGGTCGTCCCCAGCGTCGAGGTGGTCAACAACGCCGCGACCATGGTGATCTTTCCCTTGACCTTCATCTCCAACGCCTTCGTCCCCGCCGAGAACCTGGTGGCGCCGCTGCGCATCTTCGCGCAGTGGAACCCGATCTCGGCGGTGACCCAGGCATCCCGGGAGCTGTTCGGCAACCTCCCGGCCGTCGCCGCCGAGCCAACCGCCTGGTCCCTGCAGCACCCGGTCGCCTACACGCTGCTGTGGACGGTCCTGATCATCGCGATCTTCGCGCCCTTGTCGATCCGTCGCTTCAGCCGCTCCTAA
- a CDS encoding adenylate/guanylate cyclase domain-containing protein produces the protein MPAKWLGDGVMFHFREPAGAVLAALGMVEELPAAGLPPAHVGVAAGPVVAQGGDYFGRTVNLAARIAAYASASRVLVSEPVVQRAPPQGVTFVELGLVQLAGIAHPVRLLEARRA, from the coding sequence GTGCCCGCCAAGTGGCTGGGCGACGGGGTGATGTTCCACTTCCGGGAGCCGGCGGGGGCGGTGCTGGCGGCGCTGGGGATGGTGGAGGAGCTGCCGGCGGCTGGGCTGCCACCCGCGCATGTGGGGGTGGCCGCCGGGCCGGTGGTGGCCCAGGGCGGCGACTACTTCGGCCGCACCGTCAACCTGGCCGCCCGGATCGCCGCCTATGCCAGCGCCAGTCGGGTCCTGGTGAGCGAGCCCGTGGTCCAGCGGGCGCCGCCCCAGGGGGTGACCTTCGTCGAGCTGGGGCTGGTGCAGCTTGCGGGCATCGCCCATCCCGTGCGGCTGCTGGAGGCCCGCCGGGCGTAA